The following proteins are co-located in the Canis aureus isolate CA01 chromosome X, VMU_Caureus_v.1.0, whole genome shotgun sequence genome:
- the BEX5 gene encoding protein BEX5, with protein sequence MENVPQESKGEEQAPMQNEEAHPLEGGEGQEPGENIRADWAPPAHDVREDMPNRLVNNLDMIDGDADDMERFMEEMRELRRKIRELQLRYSLRILIGDPPHHDHHDEFCLMP encoded by the coding sequence atgGAAAATGTCCCCCAGGAAAGCAaaggagaggagcaggctccaatgcagaaTGAAGAAGCCCACCCTTTGGAAGGTGGTGAAGGCCAGGAGCCTGGAGAAAATATTAGAGCCGATTGGGCCCCGCCTGCCCATGATGTGAGAGAGGATATGCCCAATAGGCTTGTCAATAACCTTGACATGATAGATGGAGATGCAGATGATATGGAACGGTTCATGGAGGAGATGAGAGAGCTAAGGAGGAAAATTAGGGAGCTTCAGTTGAGGTACAGTTTGCGCATTCTTATAGGGGATCCCCCTCACCATGACCATCATGATGAGTTTTGCCTTATGCCTTGA